Proteins found in one Magnolia sinica isolate HGM2019 chromosome 5, MsV1, whole genome shotgun sequence genomic segment:
- the LOC131246751 gene encoding nuclear transport factor 2B-like isoform X2, whose amino-acid sequence MDPDAVAKAFVEHYYTTFDANRAGLANLYQDASMLTFEGQKIQGSQNIVAKLTSLPFQQCQHSITTVDCQPSGPAGGMLVFVSGNLQLSGEQHALRFSQLFHLMPTPQGSFYVLNDIFRLNYA is encoded by the exons ATGGATCCAGACGCAGTAGCAAAGGCCTTTGTAGAACACTACTACACGACCTTCGACGCTAACCGCGCAGGCCTTGCTAACCTGTACCAGGATGCGTCGATGCTCACCTTCGAGGGGCAGAAGATCCAAGGGTCCCAGAACATCGTGGCCAAGCTCACATCACTTCCCTTCCAGCAGTGCCAgcactcaatcaccaccgttGATTGCCAGCCATCCGGCCCTGCTGGTGGGATGCTCGTCTTCGTCTCCGGAAATCTCCAGCTCTCTGGCGAGCAGCACGCCCTTAGGTTCAGCCAG TTGTTCCACTTGATGCCGACGCCTCAAGGAAGCTTCTATGTGTTGAATGACATCTTTCGGCTCAACTATGCCTAA
- the LOC131246751 gene encoding nuclear transport factor 2A-like isoform X1, translating to MDPDAVAKAFVEHYYTTFDANRAGLANLYQDASMLTFEGQKIQGSQNIVAKLTSLPFQQCQHSITTVDCQPSGPAGGMLVFVSGNLQLSGEQHALRFSQLLCVGPQSACTDPRWMTARSGADDVVPLDADASRKLLCVE from the exons ATGGATCCAGACGCAGTAGCAAAGGCCTTTGTAGAACACTACTACACGACCTTCGACGCTAACCGCGCAGGCCTTGCTAACCTGTACCAGGATGCGTCGATGCTCACCTTCGAGGGGCAGAAGATCCAAGGGTCCCAGAACATCGTGGCCAAGCTCACATCACTTCCCTTCCAGCAGTGCCAgcactcaatcaccaccgttGATTGCCAGCCATCCGGCCCTGCTGGTGGGATGCTCGTCTTCGTCTCCGGAAATCTCCAGCTCTCTGGCGAGCAGCACGCCCTTAGGTTCAGCCAG TTGTTGTGTGTGGGCCCGCAAAGTGCTTGCACTGATCCACGCTGGATGACTGCCAGATCAGGAGCAGACGATG TTGTTCCACTTGATGCCGACGCCTCAAGGAAGCTTCTATGTGTTGAATGA